One Aneurinibacillus migulanus genomic region harbors:
- a CDS encoding phosphotransferase, giving the protein MLSEKLQNEIQEKYKIGDINRVTRLAGGYWNTVLRLETNINDYVLRISHPTTNIERLNYEHQLVELIHAHVKEVPLPICSESGTTFISYKHKLITLFPFIEGHLAEPNHDSARKNAAKMLAKLHLVSLQYPDFPQKPGHQSINNLNWNLNYMWDWTFLAQLFFANNEGIENKLNSISSKLEEDCIKEINRQKKLIKAEKEEIQEWVNDVKQDGQFLISGVIHGDFYAGNILTKSNGEITAVIDWDECCREWFIYELARTIWEFCQDSNENKLDVSKANSFIQDYKLAGGPVPEREFYLIIPFIRYVRLIEILFYIQQGLKGQEWDPEYTLHNLKALINLKAQTIL; this is encoded by the coding sequence TTGTTATCGGAAAAACTACAGAATGAAATTCAGGAAAAATACAAAATTGGCGATATAAATCGTGTTACAAGATTAGCCGGTGGGTATTGGAACACGGTTTTACGACTAGAAACGAATATAAACGATTATGTGTTACGAATCAGTCATCCTACTACCAACATAGAGCGCTTGAATTACGAACACCAATTAGTTGAGTTAATACATGCTCATGTTAAAGAAGTTCCTCTTCCTATTTGTTCAGAAAGTGGCACAACCTTTATTTCCTATAAACACAAATTGATCACGCTTTTTCCTTTTATAGAAGGGCATCTAGCTGAACCTAATCATGATTCTGCTAGAAAAAATGCTGCAAAAATGTTGGCGAAGCTTCACCTTGTATCCTTGCAATATCCCGACTTTCCTCAAAAGCCAGGTCATCAATCAATAAATAATTTAAACTGGAATCTTAACTATATGTGGGACTGGACCTTTTTGGCACAACTTTTTTTTGCGAATAATGAAGGGATTGAAAATAAATTAAACTCTATCAGTTCAAAGTTGGAAGAAGATTGCATTAAGGAAATAAATAGACAAAAGAAATTGATCAAAGCAGAAAAAGAAGAAATTCAAGAATGGGTAAATGACGTAAAGCAAGACGGTCAATTCTTAATAAGTGGAGTTATTCATGGAGATTTTTATGCAGGAAATATTTTAACAAAGAGCAATGGGGAAATTACAGCCGTCATCGATTGGGATGAATGCTGTAGAGAATGGTTTATTTATGAGCTTGCTCGTACGATTTGGGAGTTCTGTCAGGATTCCAATGAAAATAAGTTAGATGTCAGTAAAGCCAATTCCTTTATTCAAGACTACAAGCTAGCAGGTGGTCCTGTTCCAGAAAGAGAGTTTTATTTAATTATCCCTTTTATTCGCTATGTTCGACTAATTGAGATTTTATTTTATATACAGCAAGGATTAAAAGGTCAGGAATGGGATCCGGAATATACTTTACATAATTTAAAAGCACTAATTAATCTTAAAGCTCAAACAATCCTGTGA